In Calditrichota bacterium, the sequence AGAACGAGTTGCCGAAGCGCAGCGTGTCGCCGCCCTCACCGCGCAGGATGCCGATCACCCGCGGAGGGTCATACGCCAGCGTCACTCCCGCCCCCGCCACCGCCCCTAACACCGCCGCGACCACCGCAGTTCGGATCTTTAATAGGTTGTAACTATCCTTCATATTTCGTTCCTCCAGCGCATATACTATCCCATGCTGAATCCTGGCCTTTGTCAACGTAGTATAACAACCCGCCACCCTGTTCACTTCACTTGTCTCACTCCACCGGCTCGGCGCCGAGGTGCAACTTCAGCAATTGCTCAGCGCGGTCAAGTTCGTCGCTCCCTTCCTCTTTCGGCACCTCCCCGACCGCAAACTCAAACGTTACCGCGCCGACCCGGCTCATAATCGCCTGCTGCAGCGCCGCCCGACAGGTTTGGGCACGCTCGACCAGCATCTTGTTAGAGACATTGACCCTCAAGACTCCTCCCGCATAAGCCACCGGCCAGCCACCGGCCTGCACCAGTCGCGCCGAGGAGTTATGCTTAACCGCGACCTCATCCCAGATTTCGTCCCAGGCATTTTGCACCGCCGCGAGCACTTGGTCATCCGGCAGGGTCGGAGCCGCTGGCTTGGGTGTCGATGCCGCAACCGGCGCCGGACTCGCGCTGCGAGCCGGCTGAGCGCGCGGGGCTTGAGTCGGGGGCGGGACAGGCGCAGTTTTGACCGGTGCGGCAGCGGCGACGGACGCTCCACCGCCTTTCCCCATCTGCCCGAGCACTTCGCTCAGATCGACGCTTCGGTCGAGCGTTGCATACTTCAGAAAGAGCAACTGAAGCCGCACCCGGGGAGTATAATTGCGACGGATATCGACTTCGGCAGCCGACGCAAGGTTGAGCATTCGGATGAGATCGGCCTCCCCGGCTTTACGGGCGGCTTCGTCGAACCCGGCTCTCGCTTCGGGCGGCAAATCGACGCGACCCGATCCAAGCGCTTTCACCTGTAGCAACTGCACAATGTGCCCCTGCAAGCCCGAGAGATAGTCCTGCGGATCGATCCCCGCCATCGCCAAATCTCCGTCGAGCCGGAACGCCTCCGCAACCGAATGCGTCAGTGTCAACTCTATCGCCCGAAAAAACAGGTCGAGCCGCACTTCGCCGATCGCCTCGACGGTATCGGCGCGTCGAACGCTCCCCCCCGCGTAGGCAATCACCTGATCGAGCAGCGAAAGACTGTCGCGTACCGACCCGTCGGCTTTGCGCGCGATCAGATCGAGCGCCTCAACCTCGAACGGAAGCCCCTCCGAGGTCAGGATCATCTCAAGATGCGCCCGAATCTCAGCCGCCGGCACCCGCCGGAAGTCGAACCGCTGGCAGCGCGAGAGGATCGTCGAAGGCACCTTCTGCGGCGCCGTCGTCGCGAGGCAAAAGTAGGCGTGGGGGGGAGGTTCTTCGAGGGTCTTTAGGAGGGCATTGAACGACGAGGCCGAGAGCATGTGGACCTCGTCGATCACATAGACCTTGGCGACGCCTTCAATCGGCGTGAAGTGGACGTTTTCGATCAATTCGCGGGTCTTTTCGACCCCCGTATTCGACGCCGCATCGACTTCGAGCACATCGAGGGCGCGGCCTTCAAGCGCCGCCTGACAGAGACGGCACTCATTGCACGGCTCACCATCCTGCGGCTCAAGGCAGTTGACCGCCCGCGCCAGGAGCCTCGCCGTCGTCGTCTTCCCAACACCCCGCGGCCCGCTGAGCAGATATGCGTGTGCCAGCCGCTTCTGCCGCAGCCCATTCAGAAAGGTCGTCGTTACATGAGGCTGACCGACTACCTCAGAAAACCGTTGCGGACGCCACTTCCGCGCTAAGACAAGATAGGACACCTGACTGTTGGCTGTTGGTTGTTGGCTTTAGGTCTTCGGAGTTGGGTGTCGGACATTGGGACTAAAGGCTGGGGCCCTATGCGATCTGCGAAGCACATCACTGGGTGCGGGGATTTATGGACATCCTGTAGAGGCCGAAGACGCCTGCAGGGCGGATGCGAGCTGCATTCGTATTGGGCACAATCCGCCTGTAGTGGATTGGCCCCTACGCGGTCCGCCGGCACTTTATCCCCTCAGCCTCCAACCTTAAGCCCTAAGATCCAAGCCTTAAGCCTACTTCGACTCCATCGCCCCCTGCCGGGTCATTTCCTCCTGCAAGAGGTTCATCAACGGCGCGATCGTCGCCGCGCTGAAGTCGAACTTCGCCCCCGCCGTCGAAAAGAGTTCCGGAAGCGGCTTCGACCCTCCGAGTGCAAGCCCCTTCAAATAGGCATCGACCGCCCCCCGCCGGTCGTTCATCGCGTTGCGCCAGATCTGCAGCGCCCCGAGCAGCGCGATCCCATATTCGATATAGTAGAAGGGATATTCGAAGATATGGAGTTGCGCATGCCAGCGATAGCGGAGACCCTCCTCCAAACCCGACCAATCGACTCCCGCTCCGAAGCGGTTCATTAGGCCGACCCAGGCTTCGGCTCGTTCGTCGCGGCTGTGCCCCGGATGGGTGTAGATCCAATGCTGGAACGCATCGATGATCGCGATCCAGGGCAAAATCGTGACATCCGACTCATAGTGGTCGCGGCGCGCCCGGGCGGCTTCACCCGAACTGTAGAAGACCTCGAGGTAAGGCGCCCCGAGGTGCTCCATACTCATCGAAGCCACCTCGGCGAACTCCATCGGCGAATGCCGGTAGTCGAGCAGAAACTGATCTGCTGCCGCGAGCGCATGGAATGCATGCCCACCTTCGTGGAGAAGCGTCATCACGTCGCGATTCAGTCCGACGGCGTTCATAAAGATGAACGGCAGACGCACTTCCGAGAGCGTCGATTGGTAACCTCCCGGCGCCTTGCCCTTACGGCTGCCGAGATCGAGCAGCCCAAGGTCGATCATCCGGTCGAACTGCGCTCCAAGCCGCGGATCGACGGAGGTGAATATTTCCTTGCAGCCAAAGGCGAGCCGGTCATCACCGTCGAACGGCTTAAGCGGCGTTCGACCGAATCTGTCGCAGGCTACGTCCCACGGCCGCACCGAGTCGATCCCGAGGGCGCGCCGCCGTTCGTCGAGTGCCGCACGGGTGAGCGGCACAACATGCTGCTCGACCGCTTGATGAAACTCGAAGCAGTCGGCCGGCGTGTAGTCAAACCGATTGTAGCGGCGAAACTGATAGTCCCGGTAATTGTCGAACCCGGCGTTGCGCGCGATCTGAAGACGCAATTCGAGCATCTTGTCGAAGATCGTCTCGAGTTGTTCGCTCACCTCAAGCCGCCGCCGGGTCGTCACCTCCCACGCTTCCTGTCGGGTGGAACGGTCCTTCTCTTCAAGAAAAACGCCCATTTGCTGCAGCGTCCGTTCCTCTCCGCGAAACTGAACCGTCAGGCTGCCCTGAATCTCCTGATACTGCTGTGAAAGGCGGTCGAGTTCCGTCTCCAGCGGGATATTTTCATCGCGAAAAAGTTCGACGGCGTTGCGCGTCGCCCGGAGCATTATGCCATACCGCCCGGCATCGAGTTCGCCTGTGTAGGGCGAATCGAGCAGCCGCTTCTGCGATTGAAACTCGAACGGCTTCAACTTCGGCAATATCTCCTCAACGAAGTGGAGATAAGCCTTCTTCGCGCCTTCGTCGTCGGTCGCACAGGTCATGCGGATGTAGCGGCGCGACGACTCCTCGCCGATCACCGCTCCGAATTCACTGCCATCGACAAGCCACTCCTCAAGGTCGGTCTTGGAGGCAATCGGACGCTCGAGCAGCCGCTGACAAAGCGGCTCAATCGCTCCCCAATCGCCCAGGTCGGTCTCCAGGGGCACGAATCGGCGCGGGTACTCCTGCGCTGGACGCTTAAGGTCGTCGATGCGGTGATTAATAGGCTGTCCCAAGGTGCTCTCCGTTTAGGTGTAGTAATCTCTATCGTAACTTCGCGTCACAGCGCGATATCTATTCCGTAATCTGTCGGACATACCGGTAGGGATAGTAGTGCGGCTCCCACATGGCTCCGAGGATCAGACTCCGGAGCCGCTCATCGCCGGCACGGATGCCGGTGCCTTCCTCACGTGCCTGCCGGGATACAGCCAGCGCCACCGTTGCCGATACCCGCCGGACATCTTCAATGTCGGGCAGGAGCATCCCCCGGTCGCGCTCCTCAGGAGTAACCATGTCCGAGAGCGCTGAAGCCGCCGCGTGAAACATCCGGTCCGATACCATTTGGGCGTGACAGACGATGCTTCCGAGCCCAACGCCGGGGAAGATATAGAGGTTGTTGCACTGCGCCGCGGTAATCGTCCGACCGTCCGGCATCCGCACCGGTGGAAAGGGGCTGCCGAACGCCATCAGCGCCCGCCCTTCCGTCGCCTCAACGACTGCCTCCGGCGTCGTTTCGCTGCACGAGGTTGGATTTGAGAGCGCAAAGATCACCGGCTGCTCGCAGTTCATGGCCATTTGGTGGAGGATACTCTCGTCGAAACAGTCCGCCTGCGCCGAGACTCCGATTAAAGTAGTGATACGCGCCTCCCGGACGGTCTCGGCAAGCGTCGGCGGACGGGTTCGCGACACATTCCAGCTCGTGATGAGGTCGTTCGGTTGCAGGAAGGGCCGTTGCTGCAATTCGACTGAGGTGTCGCCTTCGAGGAGCAAGCCTTGTTGATCGACCGCGTAGATCGCCCGCCTCGCCTTATCCACCGGCACACCGGCGTCAGCCTCCATCATCGTTGCGATCGCCTGGGCAATGCCGCTCCCCGCTTGCCCGAAGCCATGAATCAGAATCCGCTCGCCTTCGATGGGACGACCTGCTATCTTGAGCGCGGTTCGCAGCGCCGCCGCCGCCGTTGCGCCGGTGCCTTGGATGTCGTCATCGAAACTCGGTATCCGCCGCTGGTAGCGGTCAAGCAGTTCGAAAGCGTGGCTCTTGGCGAAATCCTCCCACTGGATCAGCGCCCGCGGAAAGGTCCTCCGAACCCCCTGCACAAACCGCTCGATCACTTCCCAATAGGCATCGTCCTTGAGCCGCGGTCGCCGTGTGCCGAGGTAAAGTGGATCGGAGAGGAGCCGCTTGTTGTTGGTGCCGACATCGATGCAGACCGGCAGCGTCGAGGCCGGATGAATACCGCCCGCCGCGACATAGAGCGCCACCTTGCCGATTGGGATTCCCATCCCATCGACACCCAGGTCACCATAGCCCAAAATCCGCTCGCCGTCGGTCACGACAATAAGCGTCACATCGGGCAGCCCGATGTTGCGCAGAACCTGCTCGGTGTTGACGACGTTGCGCTGGGTGATATAGACCCCCCGGTAGCGCCGCATAATCTGCGACAACTTGAGGCAGGCCAGGCCGACAGTGGGGGTGTAGATGATCGGCAGCATCTCGTAGAGATGCCGCCGGAGAAGCGCATAGAAGAGCGTCTCGTTGCGGTCCAGTAAGCCGATAAGCGTAATGTAACGCTCCAGATCGGTCGATTTCATCCGGTAATTCTGAATCGCCCGCTCGAGTTGCTCTTCGAGACTCCCGACGCGTTCGGCGATCAACCCGGAAAGACCGAATTCGGTGCGCTCCTCGCGGGGAAAACAACTCCCTTTGTTGAGGAGCGGGTCCTGCATCAGGGCCGTGCTGCGCAGAGGAACGGCATAGAAGATCTCCTGCGTCAGCGGATCGACCCGCATCTCAAAACGATAAGACACCGTGGACTCTAATGACCGTCAAAAGAGAAGCGGCGCGCTGCCACGCCGCTTGCCAAACACCCAAAGCAGATCGAGAGAATGTTATTCATTGTCCATTCTGAACTCCCTATTCTGCATCCCTGGAGCGAGAGACGGGATTTGAACCCGCGACCTTCACGTTGGCAACGTGATACTCTACCACTGAGTTACTCTCGCAAACCCTTATCCTCCCCGCCCTCAGACCCGGCTGGCTCATCCTCGAGCCTGCCGCGCAGCCGCTCGATCACACGGCGGCGCCGGTCGCGCAAGTTCCGCCGCTGTCGTCGTCCGAGATAGAGAAGACAAATAAGTATCCCGGCCAGCAGGAAGACGACGATCAATTCCACCGGCGCTCAGCCTTTCAATCATCTGTCGCTACGGAAGCGCGACCGGAACGCCCGCCTCTCCGCCGCGAATTTGTGGAGCATAGCGGGGTCGAACCGCTGACCTCGTGAATGCCATTCACGCGCTCTCCCAACTGAGCTAATGCCCCAACCGGGTCCCCCTAATATAGCCACCCCGTCCCACCCTGTCAAGGCAAAAGGAGTGAGCGGGCAAGCGAGTTGGCGAGTAAACGGGTGAAAAAGGGAGGCGGCCGGCCGGCACTCATGCCAGTCTGCCTCCGCTCATTCGCTCGTCTACTCGCTCACCCGCTCACCCGCACACCCACACCTTACCGGAGCAGGACCACCCGCTGCATCTTCACGCCCTGAGCCGAAACCAACCGGCAGAAGTAAACGCCTGACCCAACGCGGCTTCCCGTCTCGCTTAGGCCGTCCCATTGCAGGCGGTAACGTCCTGCATCGTAGGTCGCCCGGGTCAACGTCCGTACCGTCCGACCGCTCTGATCGTGGACGGTGACCGCCACCTCGCCTGCCCTCGGCAGGTCGAAGCGGACGTTCACCACATCGTTGAACGGATTCGGATAAGCCGGCTGCAACGCCAGTTCGGTCGGCAGCGGCAGGTCGTCGCCTTCGCGCACCGAGAGCGCTTCGACCGTCAGGTTGAACCGGGTATTGCTCTCGATCGAGTCGATGCCGTCCTTGGCATAGACCCACCACCGCACCGTGGTCGGCTGGTTGCGGTTGATCGAAAGTTCTCTGCGCGAGATGCGCTTCACCGTGTCGTCAGCGGCAAAGTAGTGACGCGTTCCATTGAAGAAGAGCACCAGGGTGTAGGTCATCGTCGAGTCTTCGACGACGTCATCCGACCGGTTCCAGCGGAAGAAGATCGACGGGAAGTCGGCAATCCGGTCGTTGTTCGCCGGCGACGCCAGGTTAAACGGCGTCGGCAGGTCGTTAATCGACCGCACCGCGACGGCAAAGGTGTCTCTTGCCTCACCGCCCCGGCCGTCGGTGGCGATGACCACCACGGTCGTGCTGCCATTCCAGTTGGCTTCCGGACGAATCAACAGCCGCCCCTGGTTGACGCGCGCTTCAAGCCCAACCGGATCGGGCACATTGAAGTTGAGCGCGTCGCCGTCGGGATCGCGGAAGACCTCGCTCAGGTCGATGATGAACCGCTCGGCTTCATCCTCGTCCATCTGCTGGTCGGCGATTTCCTGCTCGCGAACGGGCGCCACGTTGATGTCCCCGACCAGGATTTCAACGCTCACGTCATCGAATCTACCGGCTTCATCGCTCACCCGCAAGACGACGTCATACTGCCCGGCATCGGCATTGTCAGTCTGCCAGGTGAACCGGCCCGTCCCGTCGCCATTGTCGGCAAACCGTGCACCGCGTTGGTCAAGCCCGTCCCAATCGGCCACGCTGAGCGTCAACTGGTCGCCTTCGATAGCCAGATCGACGTCGTCCGAGGTTACGTCGAACTGCACGAGGTCGCCCTCATCGACGGCAATCTGCGCAGGTGCGTCGGTCCACTGCGGAGCGTCGTTCACCGGCGTGATCGTAACCGCAAACGAGTGCTCGAACGGCTCATCGCGGCGCGGCGGGTCGTCATCCAGTCGCGGCTGGATGACGTTCATCCCGAAGAATGCTCCCTCCGCATCACGCAGCCCCCGCACCGGCCCGACCGGCCGCTGCCAGCCACCACCGGCGAACGGATCGATCCTAATCGCCGCCTGCGCAAAGTTGCCCTGCCCGTCGTCGGCTTCGACCGTCACCGTCAGCGGGTTCATCCCGAAGGTGTTGAAGTGCTGATCGGCGGTCAGCCGCAGGACGTGGGTCTGAGCGTCGATGTTGGCTTGCAACCGACCGCCGCCTTCGACCTCCACCACCCGGAACTGCAACTGATCGCCATCGACATCCGTGAAGACATTGTCGAGATCGGCGACATCCCACGGGCCGCTGTCTTCGGCGAACCGTTGATCGCCTATCCTATTAACCACCCGTGGATCGTCGTTCACTGGCGCGACAACGATGCGCAGCGTCAGGTTGACAGTCCGACCGGCCCGGTCGATGAAGATGAGTGCGTGGTTATAGACCCCGTTCCAGTCCGGCACCACCGCCGACGCCACCAGATGCGTCCGGTCGTTGTCGTAGTCGAGCGCCACCGGCGCATTCCGGTTGTCGAAGACCACCCGCAGCGAATCGCCGATATCGACGTCCCCGGCCATTTCCGCCAGCGACGGCTCAATCACGACGTCCTGCTCATCCTCGTTCATTTCGACGACGTGCGGATCATTGACCCGCCGGAATGGATCGTCGTTGACGGGACGAACCTCTACGGCAATGTCGATTCGCGACGCTTCGTCGCGGCGCGGGGCGTCTCCACCACGACCGAAGTCTATTGCCGCCCCGGCCCAACCTGGCCCACTCGCTTCCCTTAGTCCCCGCACCGGCCCGCGGTCGCGGCCTTGACCGCCGTTGACGCCGTCTTCGGCAATCACCGTGAAGACCTGCTGGCCAAACCAGTTGTCATCGGTCCGAATCGTCAGCAGCGTATTGTTGTCGATATCGACGCCCAGATTGGCGCCACCATCGAAGTCAAAGGTGATCCCGTCGCCATCGACATCGGTGAACACCGAGTCGAGTCGCGCAATCGCCACCCGGCCGGCATCTTCGTCAAGAACCCGTTGACGCGGCAGTATTCCGACCAGCCGCGGCGGATCGTTGACCGGATTCACCGTAACATCGAACTCAACTTCCGCTGTCGAGCCGGACCGGTCATCAGCCGTTACTCGGACATGCACCTGCCCGTTGAAGTCGCGTGTCAGGTAGCCCGTCATCACACCGGTCTCCTGGTCGAGGACGATCCGAAGACCCTCGTCATCGACTTCGATGCCATACGTGAGCGGCTGCCCATCGGCATCGAAGAAGACCTCGTCAAGGTCGGCGATGGCGAACGGATCGGCATCCTCATCGACCACCACATCCTCGATCAGACCAACAACTTCGATAGGCTGGTTAGCCACCGTCACGAGGATTGAGAAGGTCGTCGTATCGCGCGCCCCGGCCTGGTCTTGCACAAAGACGCGGGTGTTGCGATATAGGCCGCGTTGATCGATGGTCGGCCGGAAGAGGATCAAGCCGTCGGCACTGATGTTGAAGAGCGGGCTGTTGTCGCTGAAGATTAACTCGTCACCCGGATCGGCATCGGTCGCCGTAGCCTGCAAGCGGAAATCCCGCCCGACGATCGCAATGGTATCGCGGATCGCGGTAATCACCGGAGCGTCGTTTATCGTAAGCACCCGAACATCCGTCGTATCGCCGCCGCTCAGACCACCGGCATCGGTAGCCCGCAGCGCCAGCCGGAACTCGCCGAACCAGTCTTCCGCCGGAGTGATCCGCAGGAAGCCGTTCTCATCGAGCACCATTTCGGCATTCTCGTCCGCGCCCAATAACTCGGCATCGATGTCGATCTCCGCCCAGCCGTTGTCCGGGTCGTAGATGAACTCGCGAGCGCTGATAAAGTACTCGTCGTCTTCGTCAATATTGATTACTTCCGGCAAGGTCACCGTAGGCGGATCGCCGACATAGGTGACAAACTCCCAGGTGAACCGCAGCCGGTTGACGGGTATCGAATGGTCCTGCGCCGACGCCGAGACGGCTACGACCTCATTGTCGCCGAATTCGTCGCCCGAGATGTCTGCGGTCAACCGGATGCCTCCATCGACCTCTTCAAAGTCAAAGTCGTGCAGTTCACCCCGCAGCCGGAAGAGAAGGGTGTTTGGATCGACGCCGGTCAGCGCGTCCGCAATGAAGACGCTCACCGTCCGCACCTGACTCACATCGACCGAAGCGCCGTTGGCCGGGAAGAGATCGCTGAAGAGCGGCGGCTGGTCGTCATTCACGAGCATCTGCGGCTCGCTCAGGTCACCCATAACCCCGGCATCAGTCAGCGACGCAAGCCGGACCACCGATGTGTCGGGCAGATCCTGGGCGGTGTATTCGAAGTGGAACTCCGGCGCATTCGCCAGACGCACCAGGCTGATCGGATCGCCGTTTAAGTGAACAACGACGCTGGTGCCCTGGGTGCCGGTTCCCTCGAGCTCCACCCGGTTGATCGAGGTGAGCGGCACGAGGTCGAACTCCGGCGCGGCGACGACGCGGGTGTCGATAGTGAACCGGAACTCGACCGACCGCTCGTTGCCGGCCCGGTCGCGCACGGTCAGGATCGCGACATGATTGCCGTCTTCCATCTCCGTTTCGACGGTTCCGGTGACCTCGCCGGTCTCGGCATTGAACTCCGTCGCGATAGCATCGCCGTTCACCGACAAGGTGATCCCTTCGGCCGCAATGCCGCTGCCCCGATCCTCGAGGTTGGCACTGAAGAGCGGCGTGTTGTCGGCTATGACATCGCCGCCTTCAGCCGTAAATCCAACCACCGTAGGCACCGTAACATCGAGGAAAATCTCGATCTCGTTCGAGAGTTCCGACTGGTTGCCGGCCGCGTCCTGAACCGTCGCCCGAATCAGGTTGCGACCTTCGTTCAGAAGCACACCCGAAGCCCGGAAGTCGCTGTTATAGTCGATCCGCTGCACGAGGATGTTTTCGCCGCCGCGATAGATACGGATCGCCGGGATGTTCTGCCGGTTTCCGTAGTCCGGTCCGTCGGTACCGCTCCGGCCGGTAACCGTCACCTCCGCCCGATTGACATAGATGTTCTCGGGCTGGTTGAGCGAAGGCGACTCCGGTGCGGTCGCATCGAAGAAGAAGCCCCACTGCTCCTCGTTCTCGTTGCCGTTGTTGTCACCGCCGAAAGCATTGATCAGGTTGAATCCCTCTTCAAGGCCCGGAATGTCGGCCGGCATCCGCTGCCGTTCGCCATCGTTGCGGATATACCAGAGCGGCGCCGACACTCGTCCCGGCGGTGCAAAGTTAAAGTCTCCCGGCCGGAATATCGTCGTGTCGCCGTCCGGATTGATCACCATGATCAAGATCGAATTCGGGTCGATCCCGGCGTCGTTATCGCCGATGACGAAACGCAACGTATCGGCCACCAATTCATTCGGGTTGTTGCCCGGCCCCAGACCGGCACCAATTATCCCATTGGGCGGCGGGAACTGGTTGGCGAAGAA encodes:
- a CDS encoding M3 family oligoendopeptidase; the encoded protein is MDDLKRPAQEYPRRFVPLETDLGDWGAIEPLCQRLLERPIASKTDLEEWLVDGSEFGAVIGEESSRRYIRMTCATDDEGAKKAYLHFVEEILPKLKPFEFQSQKRLLDSPYTGELDAGRYGIMLRATRNAVELFRDENIPLETELDRLSQQYQEIQGSLTVQFRGEERTLQQMGVFLEEKDRSTRQEAWEVTTRRRLEVSEQLETIFDKMLELRLQIARNAGFDNYRDYQFRRYNRFDYTPADCFEFHQAVEQHVVPLTRAALDERRRALGIDSVRPWDVACDRFGRTPLKPFDGDDRLAFGCKEIFTSVDPRLGAQFDRMIDLGLLDLGSRKGKAPGGYQSTLSEVRLPFIFMNAVGLNRDVMTLLHEGGHAFHALAAADQFLLDYRHSPMEFAEVASMSMEHLGAPYLEVFYSSGEAARARRDHYESDVTILPWIAIIDAFQHWIYTHPGHSRDERAEAWVGLMNRFGAGVDWSGLEEGLRYRWHAQLHIFEYPFYYIEYGIALLGALQIWRNAMNDRRGAVDAYLKGLALGGSKPLPELFSTAGAKFDFSAATIAPLMNLLQEEMTRQGAMESK
- the dnaX gene encoding DNA polymerase III subunit gamma/tau; the encoded protein is MSYLVLARKWRPQRFSEVVGQPHVTTTFLNGLRQKRLAHAYLLSGPRGVGKTTTARLLARAVNCLEPQDGEPCNECRLCQAALEGRALDVLEVDAASNTGVEKTRELIENVHFTPIEGVAKVYVIDEVHMLSASSFNALLKTLEEPPPHAYFCLATTAPQKVPSTILSRCQRFDFRRVPAAEIRAHLEMILTSEGLPFEVEALDLIARKADGSVRDSLSLLDQVIAYAGGSVRRADTVEAIGEVRLDLFFRAIELTLTHSVAEAFRLDGDLAMAGIDPQDYLSGLQGHIVQLLQVKALGSGRVDLPPEARAGFDEAARKAGEADLIRMLNLASAAEVDIRRNYTPRVRLQLLFLKYATLDRSVDLSEVLGQMGKGGGASVAAAAPVKTAPVPPPTQAPRAQPARSASPAPVAASTPKPAAPTLPDDQVLAAVQNAWDEIWDEVAVKHNSSARLVQAGGWPVAYAGGVLRVNVSNKMLVERAQTCRAALQQAIMSRVGAVTFEFAVGEVPKEEGSDELDRAEQLLKLHLGAEPVE
- a CDS encoding NAD-dependent malic enzyme; protein product: MSYRFEMRVDPLTQEIFYAVPLRSTALMQDPLLNKGSCFPREERTEFGLSGLIAERVGSLEEQLERAIQNYRMKSTDLERYITLIGLLDRNETLFYALLRRHLYEMLPIIYTPTVGLACLKLSQIMRRYRGVYITQRNVVNTEQVLRNIGLPDVTLIVVTDGERILGYGDLGVDGMGIPIGKVALYVAAGGIHPASTLPVCIDVGTNNKRLLSDPLYLGTRRPRLKDDAYWEVIERFVQGVRRTFPRALIQWEDFAKSHAFELLDRYQRRIPSFDDDIQGTGATAAAALRTALKIAGRPIEGERILIHGFGQAGSGIAQAIATMMEADAGVPVDKARRAIYAVDQQGLLLEGDTSVELQQRPFLQPNDLITSWNVSRTRPPTLAETVREARITTLIGVSAQADCFDESILHQMAMNCEQPVIFALSNPTSCSETTPEAVVEATEGRALMAFGSPFPPVRMPDGRTITAAQCNNLYIFPGVGLGSIVCHAQMVSDRMFHAAASALSDMVTPEERDRGMLLPDIEDVRRVSATVALAVSRQAREEGTGIRAGDERLRSLILGAMWEPHYYPYRYVRQITE